A stretch of bacterium DNA encodes these proteins:
- a CDS encoding PD-(D/E)XK nuclease family protein, translating to MTYYVSPSRLKQYQDCPRAWAFRAIGGLPDVRTAALDYGVRAHALAEARLRGEPIDLTTPEGRDVIEGAPYLPQPCTPMLIEPPMTFEFGGVWWTGRLDLVAPGWKIDHKFVSSDRYIFTSETLVLDPAALLYTLAEPRFDPTSLLWLYYIKGKKRCIPVRASLTIAEAESRVREQLVPIGREMTALKIACRNAPDPLRLVQLIPPNPANCFRYNRMCPYAGHCDQKEMKMANGAGPSNSAILEEIQRQLQLQLQQQGQPAVAPQPPAPPPVQLPPAPAQPPVGVPCPPQFPPAQWAQLSPEQQQAALAYLNQAANAAAPAINPPPPAAASLATPPTAAAPEAKRRGRPTKEETAAKRAAAAATVPAVAAGAIDLDALADAIIDRLVARISG from the coding sequence ATGACCTACTACGTCAGCCCTAGTCGGCTCAAGCAATACCAGGATTGCCCACGGGCCTGGGCTTTTCGCGCCATCGGGGGGCTGCCAGACGTGCGCACTGCGGCACTGGACTACGGGGTCCGGGCGCACGCACTCGCCGAGGCTCGCCTCCGTGGCGAGCCCATCGATCTGACCACGCCAGAAGGGCGTGACGTAATTGAAGGGGCTCCCTACCTCCCGCAGCCCTGCACGCCCATGCTGATTGAGCCGCCCATGACTTTCGAATTTGGCGGCGTGTGGTGGACCGGGCGACTCGATTTAGTGGCGCCCGGTTGGAAAATAGACCATAAATTCGTTTCGTCAGATCGGTACATTTTCACGTCAGAAACCTTGGTTTTAGACCCGGCTGCGCTGCTCTACACCCTGGCCGAGCCTCGTTTCGATCCCACCAGTCTGCTGTGGCTCTATTATATCAAGGGTAAAAAGCGCTGCATTCCCGTGCGTGCTAGCCTAACTATCGCCGAGGCCGAATCCCGGGTGAGAGAGCAGCTAGTGCCGATCGGCCGAGAAATGACGGCGCTGAAAATAGCTTGCCGCAATGCTCCGGATCCGTTACGACTTGTGCAATTAATTCCGCCAAATCCGGCGAATTGTTTTCGATACAACCGAATGTGCCCCTACGCGGGGCACTGTGATCAAAAGGAAATGAAAATGGCAAATGGTGCAGGTCCTTCAAACAGCGCAATCCTCGAGGAGATCCAGCGACAGCTGCAGCTGCAGCTCCAACAACAAGGGCAGCCTGCTGTGGCGCCCCAGCCACCCGCCCCCCCTCCGGTGCAGCTGCCCCCGGCGCCGGCGCAGCCCCCCGTTGGGGTGCCCTGCCCCCCGCAGTTCCCGCCGGCGCAGTGGGCGCAGCTCAGTCCCGAGCAGCAGCAGGCCGCTTTGGCCTACCTGAACCAAGCAGCCAATGCGGCTGCACCAGCGATCAATCCCCCTCCGCCTGCTGCGGCTTCCCTCGCGACTCCTCCAACTGCGGCGGCTCCTGAAGCAAAACGACGTGGCCGCCCCACGAAAGAGGAGACGGCCGCAAAGAGGGCAGCGGCTGCGGCCACAGTGCCTGCTGTGGCAGCCGGCGCCATCGACCTGGACGCGCTAGCCGATGCGATCATTGATCGGCTCGTTGCTCGCATCTCCGGATAG